GGCGCTACGAAGGCTCCTTTCGGGCCTGCCGGCCCCGATAGAAATATCGCCTCCTTCAGCCAAAGAACGGCCCCCACCTCGGTTCTTTGCCAGAGGATAGGATGTCCATCGACCGTCAGGATCTGAAGAGCCTGACGAAATGATCGAAAAACTCCCGATCCATGTCGACCAGGATCGTCTCCTTCATCAACTTCAGCGCCTCGTAGGTCGAGCGCCGCTGGTGGTAGGGGCGCTTGGAGGTGAGAGCCTCGTAGACGTCGGCCAGTCGGCAGATGCGCGCAAGGGGATGGATGTCGCCGCCTTTGAGCCCATGGGGATAACCGCTGCCGTCGTCCTTTTCATGGTGCTGGAGGGCGATGATGCGGGCCTCGTCCGTCAGGAAGCCGCTTTCCTCGAGAATCTTCACCCCGTCGCCGGGATGGCGTTTGACCACCTCCCACTCGCCGGGGTCGAGGGGGCCCGGCTTGTTGAGAATCTCGAGGGGGATCCGGCACTTGCCCAGGTCGTGAAGGAAGAATCCGGGCCCGATTCGCTCCAGGTCGCGGTCGGCTTTCTTCCCGAAGATAATCCGGCTGAGGGCCGCCGCGAAAATACCGACGTTGGCCGAGTGGGTATAGGTGGAATGGTCGTAGGCGGTCAGCCGGACGAGGCAGCGGGTCGCCTTGTCGTCGGC
This genomic window from Desulfuromonas sp. contains:
- a CDS encoding HD domain-containing phosphohydrolase, giving the protein MAGNLKTRADKVAAPRRGKRSATEKGWLPVALKSLHPERYAPCDLYRRLGVGQHVLFARRGLSFSRTDRQKLFAHGVSHLFIRQADAARYFRYVREILSSVVRDPATSPENKAATVHAACQDIMRQVFEEPRAVFVSQAHEVIAPTLDLITADDKATRCLVRLTAYDHSTYTHSANVGIFAAALSRIIFGKKADRDLERIGPGFFLHDLGKCRIPLEILNKPGPLDPGEWEVVKRHPGDGVKILEESGFLTDEARIIALQHHEKDDGSGYPHGLKGGDIHPLARICRLADVYEALTSKRPYHQRRSTYEALKLMKETILVDMDREFFDHFVRLFRS